Proteins encoded within one genomic window of Verrucomicrobiia bacterium:
- a CDS encoding YhjD/YihY/BrkB family envelope integrity protein, translating to MKSPDFFARITGAVREVLSGKPPSWQDDTHSVPKLHRFVHFCVLLTRTFLRNRCPVRASALAYTTLLALVPLLAVAVSVSSLFLTEARAGQMVDSSIGYIVEQVAPQLGLIPSGEAGFDAREKTAASIRAFIQNLNTGTLGVTGTIGLIFVAISLLATIEAAFNEIWGVERGRNWVTRIVHYWAAITFGPFLILATILMVSAQFQAVQHSAESFGAVGRFALKIAPLLMLSLAFMLFYQTMPNTKVQWRASLIGGLVGGLLWHLNGQFNIFFASRIVTTSKLYGGLSVLPVLLIGLYFSWLILLFGAQVAYAFQNLETYLQERASEGINQRGREFIAFRLMTAIGLRFQNGRPPLSLNRLAVDLSIPTRLAHEVLQVLLEARLVVEVAGRETAYSPARPLDQITCHDILESMRASHGQELPTREEPARQEVFGEFQRIFEAERDAAQSVTMLALVNRTPLLEDAGEPRPGTRALPG from the coding sequence ATGAAATCGCCCGACTTTTTTGCCCGCATCACCGGGGCCGTTCGTGAAGTGCTCAGCGGGAAACCGCCGAGCTGGCAGGACGACACGCATTCCGTGCCCAAGCTGCACCGGTTCGTGCATTTCTGCGTGCTGCTGACACGGACGTTCCTGCGGAACCGCTGTCCGGTGCGCGCCTCGGCGCTGGCTTACACCACCCTGCTCGCCCTGGTGCCGTTGCTGGCGGTGGCGGTCAGCGTCTCCTCCCTCTTTCTGACCGAGGCCCGGGCGGGCCAGATGGTGGACAGTTCGATCGGTTACATCGTGGAACAGGTGGCGCCGCAACTGGGCCTGATTCCCAGCGGCGAGGCCGGGTTTGATGCGCGCGAAAAGACCGCCGCGAGCATCCGGGCGTTCATCCAGAACCTGAACACGGGGACGCTGGGCGTCACGGGCACAATCGGACTGATCTTTGTCGCCATCAGCCTGCTGGCGACCATCGAGGCGGCGTTCAACGAAATCTGGGGCGTGGAGCGCGGCCGCAACTGGGTGACGCGGATCGTGCATTACTGGGCGGCCATCACGTTCGGGCCGTTCCTGATTCTGGCGACGATCCTGATGGTGAGCGCGCAGTTCCAGGCGGTGCAGCATTCGGCGGAGAGCTTCGGCGCGGTGGGGCGTTTTGCGCTGAAGATCGCGCCGCTGCTGATGCTGAGCCTCGCGTTCATGCTGTTCTACCAGACGATGCCGAACACGAAGGTGCAATGGCGTGCCTCGCTGATCGGCGGCCTCGTGGGCGGCCTGCTCTGGCACCTGAACGGGCAGTTCAACATTTTCTTTGCGTCGCGCATCGTCACGACCAGCAAGCTTTACGGCGGCCTGAGCGTGCTGCCGGTGCTGCTGATTGGCCTGTATTTTTCGTGGCTCATCCTGCTGTTTGGGGCGCAGGTGGCCTACGCCTTCCAGAACCTGGAGACCTACCTGCAGGAGCGCGCCAGCGAGGGCATCAACCAGCGCGGACGGGAATTCATCGCGTTCCGGCTGATGACGGCCATCGGTCTGCGATTTCAAAACGGACGGCCGCCGCTTTCGCTGAACCGGCTGGCGGTTGATTTGAGCATCCCCACGCGGCTCGCGCATGAAGTGCTGCAGGTGTTGCTGGAGGCGCGGCTGGTGGTGGAGGTGGCCGGCCGCGAAACGGCCTATTCGCCGGCCCGGCCGCTCGACCAGATCACGTGCCACGACATTCTGGAGTCCATGCGGGCGAGCCACGGCCAGGAACTGCCCACGCGCGAAGAGCCGGCGCGCCAGGAGGTGTTCGGTGAATTCCAGCGCATCTTCGAGGCCGAGCGGGACGCCGCGCAATCGGTCACCATGCTCGCACTGGTCAACCGCACGCCGTTGTTGGAAGACGCCGGCGAACCACGCCCGGGAACCCGGGCCCTGCCGGGCTGA
- the ald gene encoding alanine dehydrogenase codes for MIIGVPKEIKKQEHRVALLPSAAYQLGKRGHRVVVERGAGVGAGFLDKEYEQAGAALVDTHAAVFEQADLVVKVKEPQPAELPLLHPGQMLFTYLHLAADKELTEALMRSGATAIAYETIEVNRRLPLLEPMSEIAGRMSILVGGYFLAKHYGGSGTLLGGVPGVLPGKVVVLGGGSAGINAARMATGLGADVTILEVDIERMRYLDITLHTAHTLYSDESRLLQMLPGTDLLIGAVLLPGAKAPKLVRPDMLKLMRPGSVFVDIAIDQGGCAETSRPTTHENPVFVEEGVTHYCVANMPGAYSRTATQALTNATFRYIELLADHGLAEACQRQPALRGGINVMSGQVTHKAVAEAHGLAFAATQL; via the coding sequence ATGATCATTGGCGTCCCCAAGGAAATCAAAAAACAGGAACACCGGGTGGCCCTGCTGCCTTCTGCCGCCTATCAACTCGGCAAACGCGGCCATCGCGTCGTGGTGGAACGCGGCGCCGGCGTCGGGGCCGGCTTTCTGGACAAGGAATACGAGCAGGCCGGCGCCGCCCTGGTGGACACCCACGCCGCGGTGTTCGAGCAGGCGGACCTCGTGGTCAAGGTGAAGGAGCCGCAGCCCGCCGAGCTGCCGCTGCTGCACCCGGGCCAGATGCTGTTCACCTACCTGCACCTGGCGGCGGACAAGGAATTGACCGAGGCGTTGATGCGTTCGGGCGCCACCGCGATTGCGTATGAAACCATCGAGGTCAACCGCCGGCTGCCATTGCTGGAACCGATGAGCGAAATCGCCGGCCGCATGAGCATCCTCGTAGGCGGCTACTTTCTGGCGAAGCACTACGGCGGCAGCGGCACGTTGCTGGGCGGCGTGCCCGGCGTGCTGCCGGGCAAGGTGGTGGTGCTGGGCGGCGGCTCCGCCGGCATCAACGCCGCGCGCATGGCCACCGGGCTGGGCGCGGACGTCACGATTCTGGAGGTGGACATCGAACGGATGCGCTATCTCGACATCACGCTGCACACGGCCCACACGCTTTACTCGGATGAATCCCGCCTCCTGCAAATGCTGCCCGGCACGGACCTGTTGATTGGCGCCGTGCTGCTGCCCGGCGCCAAGGCGCCCAAACTGGTCCGCCCCGACATGCTCAAGCTGATGCGCCCGGGCAGCGTCTTTGTGGACATCGCCATCGACCAGGGCGGTTGCGCGGAAACCTCCCGCCCGACCACGCACGAGAATCCGGTCTTCGTCGAGGAAGGCGTGACGCACTACTGCGTGGCCAACATGCCCGGCGCCTACTCGCGCACCGCCACGCAGGCATTGACGAACGCCACCTTCCGCTACATCGAATTGCTGGCCGACCACGGGCTGGCCGAGGCCTGCCAGCGCCAACCCGCGCTGCGGGGCGGCATCAACGTGATGAGCGGCCAGGTCACCCACAAGGCCGTGGCCGAAGCGCACGGACTCGCGTTCGCCGCGACGCAGCTTTAA